The window CGGTAACCATCGGTAACTTCCGTATGCCATAAGGAAAATGAGCAAACAGGCGCGGCCGGTCGCGCACATTCGCACAGTGGCTCGGTGGCGGGGCCCGGTGCGCGGCGGGAGACTGCGGCGTATGGCTGTCTCCTGGTATCAAGTCGTCGTCGACGCCCACGACCTGCCGTCGCTGGCCCGCTTCTGGTGTCAGGTCCTCGACTGGCGCGTGCTGTTCGAGACCGAGGACGAGATCGTCATCGGGGCCGACCCGAGTGCCCTGCCCGGCATCTGCTTCGTACCGGTCGGCGAGCGCAAGACAGGCAAGAACCGGCTGCACATCGACCTCACGCCCGACGACCGGGACGCCGAGGTCGAGCGGCTCCTCGCGCTCGGGGCCCGGCGGGCGGACGTCGGCCAGGGCGAGGACGTCACCTGGGTCGTCCTCGCCGATCCCGAGGGCAACGAGTTCTGTGTGCTGCGGCCGAAGAAGACACTCCTCGACTGAGGTCGGCCCGGCTGGGGCGGTGGAGTTGTGTACAGGCGTACGTATCGATGCGTACACTCGTACACATGGGATACGTGCTGCTCGCCGGAGCCATCGCCGCAGAGGTGGCCGCCACCACAGCCATGAAGTACAGCGACGGCTTCAGCAAACTGTGGCCCTCGCTGGTGACCGCGATCGGTTACGTCGTCGCGTTCGCGCTGCTCGCACAGACGCTGAAGACCGTCGCGGTCGGCACGGCCTACGCGATCTGGGCGGGGATCGGCACGGCGGCCGTCGCGGGCATCGGGATGATGTTCCTGGGCGAGGGCATGAACACCGCCAAGTTCGCCGGGATCGTGCTGATCATCGGCGGGGTCGTGGTGCTGAACCTGGGCGGGGCGCACTGATGCGGCACCGCCCCGTGGGAGCCTGCTCGCGCCGCCCGGCGGGAGTCCGCTGATGGTCCGGCGCTACGACCCCGAGCGGCGGCAGCGGATCATCGACGCGGCGATCCGTGTCGTCGCCGACAAGGGCATCGGCGGGCTCAGCCACCGCTCGGCCGCGGCCGAGGCCGATGTGCCGCTCGGCTCGACGACGTACCACTTCAAGACCCTCGACGAGCTCATGGTCGCCGCGCTGCGCCAGACCAACGAGGGCTTCGCGAAGGTCGTCGCCTCGCGGGGCGCGCTGGAGGACACCGGGGCCGATCTGGCCGGTGAGCTCGCCGGTCTCCTGGGCGAGTGGCTGGGCGGCGACCGCACGAGCGTGGAGCTGGAGTACGAGCTCTATCTCGCCGCACTGCGCCGCCCCGTGCTGCGGCCCGTCGCCGCCGAGTGGTGCCAGGACCTCGCCGAGCGGATCGGCCGCCGCACGGACCCCGTCACCGCGCGGGCCCTCGTCGCGGTGATGGACGGGATCTGTCTGCAGGTACTGGTGACAGGGGCGGAGTACGACGAGGAGTACACACGCGAGGTGCTGGCCCGGGTGATCCCCTGAATCCCGCTGTCCGTCAAGCGTGAACCTTTCGCGGCCCTGCGGGGAACAGGGGTGAAAGGCTCGGCACGACGAAGCAGGGGGAGGACTTGTGACCGGACCACCGGCACCTGAGGCCGGGGTGCACGACGACGCGGAGGTCGTCGCCCAGTCGCTGGAGGACCCGGAGCTGTTCGCCCGGCTCTACGACCGGCACGCGCCCGACATCCACCGGTACGCGGCCCGGCGCCTCGGGGACGGCGCCGCCGACGACATCACGGCGGACACCTTCCTCACCGCGTTCCGCATCCGCGGCCGCTACGACCTCACCCGCGCCAACGCACGCCCCTGGCTGTACGGCATCGCGGGCAACCTCATCGGTAAACAGCGTCGCGCCGAGGTGCGGGCGCTCAAGGCGCTGGCCCGCACCGGGCACGACCCCGTCGCCGCCTCCTGGGTCGAGGAGACCGAGAGCCGGGTCGCCGCACAGGCACCGCTCGCCGGAGCCCTCGCCGCACTGCCCGCGGGGGACCGGCACGTACTGCTGCTCATCGCCTGGGCCGACCTCAGCTACCAGGAGGTTGCCGAGGCACTGGACATCCCGGTCGGGACGGTCCGCTCACGGCTCAACAGGGCCCGGCGCAAGGTGCGTACGGCGCTGGGCGCGGACCCCGCGTTCCTGCCCGACACCCCGGAGGTGGTCTGACGTGGACGAGATGACCGCGGTACGCGAACTGCGGGCCGAGACACCCCTGCCCCCGCGCACACGGCTCGTGCCGGGGCGTGACGCGCTGCTGGCGGAGGCCGCGCGCGGTCGCCGGAGCCGGGGACCGCGCGCCGACTGGCGGCTCGCCGCCGTGGGCGCCGCGGCCGCGATCACGCTGGCGGCGGTGCTCGGCACCCAGGTCGTGGGCGACGGGGGGCACGAGACGCTGCCGGGGGCCCGGTCGACGTATTTCCTGGAACTGGGCAGTGCGAAGGACCTGTTGACCGACGCCGCGGACGTGATCGCGGCCGGTCCCTCGGTCACCGCCCGCGACGGCCAGTGGATCTACGTCAAGAGCGGCGAGGTGAACCTCACGGACGACTCGCAGCCGGGGACGAGCGAGACCTGGATGAGGTACGCCGATCCGTCCATGGAGGACGGGAAGGCGGGCGACGACCATTCGCCGAGGGAGGAGTACGAGTTCCTCAAGGGCCTGCCCGACGACCCGAAGAAGGTACGGGCGAAGGCGCGCGCGTTCTTCTACGCCACCGACAGGACGGAGACCCGCACCCAACACGAGTACCGGGCCCTCACCGCGGTCCTCGGCCGGGCCTACGCGTACGACGCCGGGGATCTCGCCAAGGTCTACCGGGCCCTGGCCACGATTCCCGGCGTACGGGCCGCGCAGGTCCAGGACGCGGCGGGACGCGACGCCGTCGCGGTGTACCTCAAGAGCGAGGACCCGACGGCGAACCGGGACGAACTCCTCCTGGACCCGGAGACCTACCTCTACAGCGGTCATCGCTGGGTGGCCCGGAGCGACGGCGGCCAGTGGCAGAAGGGGGACGCCGTCATCGGCGGGGTGCGACTGGCCGTGGCGGTGGTCGGCAAGAAGGGCGAGCGGCCCTGACCTGGACTGCCCGGGTTCGTCCGGCACGACCCCGCCGGACAGGCCCCGGTGCGCCCGGCACCTGAGACGCCGGGCGCACTGGTTGGCACCCGCGGGCCCCGGCCGGTTAGGTTTCCCTCATGACCGACACGACTGCTACTCGCACCACCGGCGCCGTCGCCGCCGGGCTTGCCACGCTCGCCGCCGACGGAACTGTCCTCGACACCTGGTTCCCGGCCCCCGAACTGGCCGCCGAGCCCGGCCCCTCCGGCTCCGAGCGGCTGTCCGCCGAGCGCGCGGCGGAGCTGCTCGGCGAGGGCGCCGTGAAGGCGATCGGCCCGGACGCCCGCCGTGGCGTCGAAGTGGTCGCGGTCCGTACGGTCATCGCCTCGCTCGACGAGAAGCCGGTCGACGCGCACGACGCGTACCTGCGTCTGCACCTGCTCTCGCACCGCCTCGTGAAGCCGCACGGGCAGAGCCTCGACGGCCTGTTCGCCCACCTCGCCAACGTCGCCTGGACCTCGCTCGGCCCGGTCGCCGTGGACGACGTGGAGAAGGTCCGGCTGAACGCCCGCGCCGAGGGCCTCCACCTGGCCGTGACGTCCATCGACAAGTTCCCGCGCATGACGGACTACGTGGCGCCGAAGGGCGTCCGCATCGCCGACGCCGACCGGGTCCGCCTCGGCGCGCACCTCGCCGAGGGCACCACGGTCATGCACGAGGGCTTCGTGAACTTCAACGCGGGCACGCTCGGCACGTCGATGGTCGAGGGCCGTATCTCCGCCGGCGTCGTCGTCGGCGACGGCTCGGACATCGGCGGCGGCGCGTCCACCATGGGCACGCTGTCCGGCGGCGGCAATGTCCGCATCACGATCGGCGAGCGCTGCCTGATCGGGGCGGAGGCGGGCGTCGGGATCGCCCTCGGTGACGAGTGTGTCGTCGAGGCGGGGCTGTACGTCACCGCCGGGACGCGGGTCACGATGCCGGACGGGCAGATCGTGAAGGCCCGTGAGCTGTCCGGGGCGTCCAACATTCTGTTCCGGCGGAACTCGGTCACCGGGACGGTGGAGGCGCGGCCGAACAATGCGGTGTGGGGTGGCCTCAACGAGATCCTCCACAGTCACAACTGAGCCCCGCGGTTGTTTTGTGAACCTGGCGCCCTCCCACTTGCTGTGGGAGGGCGCCAGGTTCTTTGGGGTCGGACGTCGGGTGCGGGCCCGGTGGGGGCTGGTCGCGCAGTTCCCCGCGCCCCTGAAAGCGGGGCTGCGCCCCTGGCTTTTATCTTCTAGGGGCGCGGGGAACTGCGCGACAAGCCCCCACCCACCCGCACGTCACCATCGGACCGCAGGAATTCCGCGCCGTCAGGCATAGCGGGGGTCCGCCCGGGACGTCAGTACGGGTGGGAGCGGGGGAGAACCCGCTGGGGAAGAGAAGGTGACGATGGATGCCCAAGGGCACGAGCGGTTCCGGGAATTCGTGGAGAACCGGTCATCGGCGCTGCTGAAGACCGCCGTGCTGCTCAGCGGCGGCGACCGCCACGCGGCCGAGGACCTGCTGCAGAACGCGCTGGTCAAGGCAGCCGGACGATGGCAGCGGATCGACGAGCCGGAGGCGTACGTACGGCAGATCCTGTACCGCCAGCAGGTGAGCCGATGGCGGCTGAAGTGGCGCCGACGGGAACTGACGGTCGCCGAACCGCCCGAGGGGACGGGCGGGGCCGCGGCGGACGCCTCCTCCGCGGCCGACCTGCGGATCGTGATGCGCGGAGCGCTGGCGCGGCTGACCGCCCGGCAGCGGACCGTGCTCGTACTGCGCTACTTCGAGGACCTGCCGGAGGCCGACGTGGCCCGGATCCTCGGCTGCTCGGTGGGGACCGTGCGGTCCACCACCCACCGCTCGCTCGCTCGGCTGCGGGCTCTCGCGCCGGAACTGGCCGCTCTGGGACCCGCCGACGCGGAACAGAGCCCGTCCCGCGACTTCTCACCGGTGGAGGTACGTCCGTGAACATGGATCAGCTGGTGCGCGACGCCCTGCACGAGCAGGCCGCGGACACCACGACGACACCGTCCGGCTTCGCGGGCCGCGTCCTCGCCGTCCGGCGACGCCGCCGGACCCGTACGATCGCCGGCGCCGCGGTGGCCACGGCGGTCGCCGTCGCCGTCGGGGTGGCGGTTCCGATGCTGGACGGGGGCAGGGACGAGCCCCGGCTCGCCAGCCAGAAGAACCAGAGCGACATCATCGCCCACCCGGACCAGTCGCCGCCGCGCGACCTCATCGCGGCGGGCAACACCGCGATGGCCGCCTACTACACGTACAGCACCGTCAAGGAGAGTGCGGACCGGGGCGTCACCCGGCGCACGTACCACCTCCTCGACCAGGAGACCGGCAAGTACGTGAAGACCACGAAGTGGTCCATCCTCGACGTCGCTCCCGGCATGCGCACCGCCGCCGTCCTGGAGCAGAAGCTGCCGACCAAGCGGATCGGGCTGCTCGACCTGCTCACCGGCGAGGTCGAGCGCTGGATCCCGGTCGACCGCGGTGTCGCGGGGGTCAGGTTCTCTCCCGACGGCAGCAAGCTCGTCGCGACGACGTACAGCGAGAACCCCGACCTGCGGGTCAAGGCGGACTACGACAGCGACGGCGACGGCAAGAAGAACGACTGGACGACGCAGTTCGGCGAGTCGTACCGGACCGGCTTCTACGTCCTCGACGTCGACTCCGGCAAGGGCTCCTGGAGCAAGGTCACGGTGCACGACGACGAGGACATGCCCGGGGGATCCCTCAACGCCCGTCAGGACTTCGCCTTCAGCAGTGACGCCAAGCTGGTGTACTCGGGGCTCACCATGGAACCCCACGTGCAGTACTACGACTTCGAGGGCAAGGAGGCCGCCACGCCCGCGAACGAGAAGTACCTGCACTGGTCCGTCGGCGCCCGCCTGTCCCCGGACGGCAAGCTCGCCGCCGGCGACTTCGCGGGGGGCATCAAGACCACCGCCTCCGAGATCAACGACCCCTACACCGGCAAGCGGCTCCACAAGATCCCCGGACAGCAGCTGCTCGCCTGGGTCGACAACAAGCGGCTCATCGCCTTCGACATCGCACCCGGTACGAACGAGTTCCACAACCGGCTCGTGCTCGTCACGATCGGCAGCGACAAGACCGTCCCGCTGAGCGGTTTCCGCAAGGGGAACGACGGTGCGGCGGGGCGTTGGACGCCGGTCTTCGCCGAGCGCTGAGCGAGCTCCGATCACACACCGGCCGGGGCTGCCACCAGCCGCTCGTACGCCGTCCGCAGCCCGTCGACCGTCTCCCGGCCGGCGGGCCGCAGTGGTGCCCGGACCGGACCCGCGGGCAGGCCGAGGGCGCCGAGCAGGGCCTTCGCCGTCACCGTGCCGGGCAGGCCGGAGCCCATCATCAACTCCGTGAGGGGGATGGTGAGTTGCTGCCGCCGGATCGCCTCGTCCGGGTCGCCGCCCTCGAACGCGTCCAGGATCGAACGGAAGTGACGCGGAATCACATTCGCCACCGTGCTGATGTATCCGGCACCACCGATCGCGTACATCGCGAGGACGTACTCGTCGCAGCCCGTGTAGTACGCCAACTCCGTCGCGGCCAGCACCTTCTGGGTGCCGAGCAGGTCGTACGCGCAGTCCTTCACCGCCACGATCCGCGGATGCCCGGCCAGCCGCAGCATCGTCTCCGGCTCGATGCGTGTCCCCGTGCGGCCCGGGATGTCGTACAGCGCCAGCGGCAGTCCGGAGGCGTCCGCGATCGCGCGGAAGTGTGCCTCGACGGCGTCCTGCGGGGGCCTGCTGTAGTACGGCGTGACCACCAACAGGCCGTCCGCGCCCGCCTTTTCGGCCTCCAGGGCGAGCTCGGTGGTGTGGCGGGTGTCGGCGGTCCCGATGCCCGCGACGATCGCGGCGCGGTCCCCGACGGCGTCCGCCACCGCCCGCACGAGCGCCGACTTCTCGGCGTCCGTCGTGGTCGGCGACTCCCCGGTCGTCCCGGACAGCACCAGCCCGTCGCAGCCCTCGGAGACCAGCCGGTCGGCCAGCCGCTGCGCACCGTCCAGGTCCAGCAGTCCCTCGTCGGTGAAGGGCGTGATCATCGCGCAGAGGGCACGGCCGAAGGGCGGGGTACGTCGTGAGGTCATGGAGGTAGTCTCGGCACCTCCATCCTGAAGCTCCACTTAATTCTTCTACGGGATATGGGTAAGCGGTTCTTATCGGTTGCCGCATTCGAGGTGGCAGGGGCGCTCTAGGAACTCGCCCCCGTTTCGGTCACCATGGCGGGGACGGTAGAAGGTCGTCTGTCACGGGAGGCGTCATGAAGCTGGGCAAGGCACTCGCCACCGGGGTCGCGGAGGAGCAGCCGCACCGGGAAGAGGAGGAGCTCCGACTCCCCGAGGAGATCGAGGAGTTGGAGTCCGCGGTCGAAGAGGTTCCGGTCGCGCGATGAGGATGCGGCTCCCCGAGGAACGTCCGGCGGAGCCGCCGACCGGATTCAAGATCGCCCACCCGATGCTGTCCCAGGACGGCACGAGGGCCGGGTTCACCGGTGTGTCGCTGGGCGGCGCGCTGCCGTACGGAGTGCTGGACGAGGCGCACTGCGTCTACGGCCTGAGGCACCGGGCACCGCACCGCCGCTGCGACTGCGGTTTCCACTGCGTGCACGAGCGCACGGCGGCCGAGGCCATGCTGTGCACCGCCGAGCACCGGAGCGCCGTACTCCTCGAAGTGACGGTCCTCGGCGCCTACATCCGCTTCGAGCTGGGCTTCCGGTACGCGCGGCAGCGGGTGCGTACCGCCACGGTCGGCCCCTGCGCGTGCGGCGCCGTCGCCGTGGCGCTGGCCGACGCGGGATGGGGCAGGCCCGGCTGGCGGGGCTTCGCGGCCTCCTGCGCCGGCTGCGTGCGCGGCCGTACGGCGGTGTCGCTCGCGACCTTCGCCCGGCTGGGCGGGGAAGGGCTGGGGGTACGGGCCGGGGGCGGTGTCGTGCCGGGCGCCGGTGACGGACTGCCCGAGGGGCTCGGGGTCTCCGAGCTCGTCGCCGAGGCGGCGCTGCTGCAGGCCCGGCTCGACTGGTTCCAGAGCCAGCTGGCACGACTCGGCGATCGCGGGGCCGGACAGGGGTGACGTCGGCCCGGCAGGGTACCCGGGCGTCCCGGACGAAAGGAGGCGGGACGCCGTGACCGGAACCATGGACCGGCGGCCGGGCGAGCAGCACTCGGTCGGTGAACTCGTCGGACAGGCCACCGAACAGCTCTCAGAGCTCGTACGACAGGAAGTGCGGCTCGCGAAGGAGGAGCTGGCGCAGAAGGGCCGGCGGGTGGGACGCGGCGGCGGGCTGCTGGGCGCGGCCGGTGCCGTCGCCTACGTGGGGCTGATGGCCCTGGCCGCGACCGGTGCGGCCGCGCTCTCCCTCGTGCTGCCCGTGTGGGCGGCGGCGCTCATCGTCACGGCCGTGCTCTTCGTGGTCGCGGGCGTGCTGGCGAGGACCGGCCGGGCCCAGCTCGGCCGCGCCGCCCCGCCGATGCCCGAGGAGGCGCTCGACAGCGTCCGGGCCGACGTCGACGAGATCAAGGAAAGGGCGCACCGATGAAGGACATGAACGATCCCGCGGAGCCCGGCAAGGCGGCGGACAAGGCCGCCGGCGGAGCGAAGGGCCCGGACGAACTGCGACAGCAGATCCAGGAGACCCGGGGGCAACTCGGCGACACCGTCGAGGAGTTGGCGGCGAAAGCCGATGTGAAGGCCCGCGCGCGGGCCCGGGGCTCCGAACTGAAGGGCAAGGCCTCCGAGGCCGGACACACCGTGCAGGACAAGGCCACACAGGCAGGCCATGTCGTACAGGACAAGGCCACCGAAGCCGGTCACGTCGTACAGGACAAGGCCGTCCAGGCCGGCCACGTCGTGCAGGACAAGGCCGTTCAGGCCGGGCACGTGGTGCAGAGCAGGGCCACGCGGGCCGGACACGCCGTCCAGGACAACGTGCCCCGGCCGGTGCGCACGGCCGTGACCAACGCCGTCCAGGCCGGAAAGCGGCACCCCGGGCCCGTACTGATCGCAGGGGCCGGAGCGGTGGTCGCGGTGGGCCTGCTGCGGCGGCGCCACAACGGACACCACTGATACACACCTTCGGCGACGGTCACTGACCGGCGCTGCACGACGAGCGGCGGAGCCCAGGCTTTGGGCTCCGCCGCTCGTCGTGCGCCTGTTGTCTGGGGGCGTGGGCCTGGTCGGTTCCGTCGCCCGGGGCGAACCCCCGCCCGCGATGCCGGTGCTTGACCTGAAGTCCGGTTGAGGTCCGAGGGTGGAGCCGTAGGCACCGATCAGCGATCACTGGAGTTCGTGATGACCCGTCGTACCGACGCGCACCCCGCGATGACCCGCCCCGAGGTGGGAGCGCCCTTCTTCAGCACCTGGCGGGTGGGGACGCCCGAGCGGCAGAAGGAGACGGTCGAGGCGATCGCCGCCACCTGGGAGCGCAGGGCGTGGCCGGCCGAGGGGCTGCTCGGCTACCACGTCTACACCGGGGAGGACGGCACGACCCTGCTGCACCACTCGCAGTGGCGGAGCGAGCAGGACTACGAGGCGTTCGTGAAGGTCCACCGGCAGGAGCGCGTGGACGAGGTGGATGTGGCCGTGCCCGGGATCGAACGGGTGGGGCTCGGCCGCTACCGGCGCTACCGCAGCGGCGCCCAGGAGGCGGAGACCCGGGTGCCGGGGTGTGTCGTGATCGTCGAGATTGAGTTCGAGGGACCGGACCCCGACCGGCAGCGCGCCTGGGTGGACGCCGTGTTCGAGGCCCTGGAGAGCGAGCCGAACCTCAGTCCCGGCGGTATCTCCGCCCACTTCCATCTGAGCACCGACGGCACGAAGGTCCTCAACTACGCCGAGTGGGAGACCGCGCAGGCCCACATCGACGCGCTGGCGGCCCCGGGCGGCGGCGTCGGCTCCCGTACGCCGCAGTGGGAGCGCGTACAGACGTACCCCGGTCTGAAGCAGTCCACGGTCCGCCGCTACACCCACGCCCTCGGCCTCGTCCCCGAGTGATCACCGGCACCCCCAGGAAGAGAACCCCCAGGAAAACAGCCGACAGGAAAACAACCGACAGGAAGAACCGTCTGGACAAAAAAAGTTTTCGGTGAGACGGTGGAGTCATGTTGGACGTGACCGTGATCGAGGACCCGGCGGCTGCCGCCGCCTCGCTGGACCCCATAAGGGCCCGGCTCCTGGCCGAGCTGGCGGCAGGACCCGCGTCGGCCGCCATGCTGGCCGGCAAGGTCGGACTGCCGAGGCAGAAGGTGAACTACCACCTGAAGGCGCTGGAGCGGCACGGCCTGGTCGAGCTCGCGGACGAGCGCCGCAAGGGGAACGTCACCGAGCGGCTGATGAGGGCGACCGCCGCGTCGTACGTCATCTCGCCGCTCGCGCTCGCCGCCGTGCAGCCCGACCCGGACCGCTTCCGGGACCAGCTCTCGGCGCGA is drawn from Streptomyces liliifuscus and contains these coding sequences:
- a CDS encoding VOC family protein is translated as MAVSWYQVVVDAHDLPSLARFWCQVLDWRVLFETEDEIVIGADPSALPGICFVPVGERKTGKNRLHIDLTPDDRDAEVERLLALGARRADVGQGEDVTWVVLADPEGNEFCVLRPKKTLLD
- a CDS encoding DMT family transporter; the protein is MGYVLLAGAIAAEVAATTAMKYSDGFSKLWPSLVTAIGYVVAFALLAQTLKTVAVGTAYAIWAGIGTAAVAGIGMMFLGEGMNTAKFAGIVLIIGGVVVLNLGGAH
- a CDS encoding TetR/AcrR family transcriptional regulator; translated protein: MVRRYDPERRQRIIDAAIRVVADKGIGGLSHRSAAAEADVPLGSTTYHFKTLDELMVAALRQTNEGFAKVVASRGALEDTGADLAGELAGLLGEWLGGDRTSVELEYELYLAALRRPVLRPVAAEWCQDLAERIGRRTDPVTARALVAVMDGICLQVLVTGAEYDEEYTREVLARVIP
- a CDS encoding RNA polymerase sigma factor, whose translation is MTGPPAPEAGVHDDAEVVAQSLEDPELFARLYDRHAPDIHRYAARRLGDGAADDITADTFLTAFRIRGRYDLTRANARPWLYGIAGNLIGKQRRAEVRALKALARTGHDPVAASWVEETESRVAAQAPLAGALAALPAGDRHVLLLIAWADLSYQEVAEALDIPVGTVRSRLNRARRKVRTALGADPAFLPDTPEVV
- a CDS encoding CU044_5270 family protein produces the protein MTAVRELRAETPLPPRTRLVPGRDALLAEAARGRRSRGPRADWRLAAVGAAAAITLAAVLGTQVVGDGGHETLPGARSTYFLELGSAKDLLTDAADVIAAGPSVTARDGQWIYVKSGEVNLTDDSQPGTSETWMRYADPSMEDGKAGDDHSPREEYEFLKGLPDDPKKVRAKARAFFYATDRTETRTQHEYRALTAVLGRAYAYDAGDLAKVYRALATIPGVRAAQVQDAAGRDAVAVYLKSEDPTANRDELLLDPETYLYSGHRWVARSDGGQWQKGDAVIGGVRLAVAVVGKKGERP
- the dapD gene encoding 2,3,4,5-tetrahydropyridine-2,6-dicarboxylate N-succinyltransferase, with the translated sequence MTDTTATRTTGAVAAGLATLAADGTVLDTWFPAPELAAEPGPSGSERLSAERAAELLGEGAVKAIGPDARRGVEVVAVRTVIASLDEKPVDAHDAYLRLHLLSHRLVKPHGQSLDGLFAHLANVAWTSLGPVAVDDVEKVRLNARAEGLHLAVTSIDKFPRMTDYVAPKGVRIADADRVRLGAHLAEGTTVMHEGFVNFNAGTLGTSMVEGRISAGVVVGDGSDIGGGASTMGTLSGGGNVRITIGERCLIGAEAGVGIALGDECVVEAGLYVTAGTRVTMPDGQIVKARELSGASNILFRRNSVTGTVEARPNNAVWGGLNEILHSHN
- a CDS encoding SigE family RNA polymerase sigma factor gives rise to the protein MDAQGHERFREFVENRSSALLKTAVLLSGGDRHAAEDLLQNALVKAAGRWQRIDEPEAYVRQILYRQQVSRWRLKWRRRELTVAEPPEGTGGAAADASSAADLRIVMRGALARLTARQRTVLVLRYFEDLPEADVARILGCSVGTVRSTTHRSLARLRALAPELAALGPADAEQSPSRDFSPVEVRP
- a CDS encoding WD40 repeat domain-containing protein translates to MNMDQLVRDALHEQAADTTTTPSGFAGRVLAVRRRRRTRTIAGAAVATAVAVAVGVAVPMLDGGRDEPRLASQKNQSDIIAHPDQSPPRDLIAAGNTAMAAYYTYSTVKESADRGVTRRTYHLLDQETGKYVKTTKWSILDVAPGMRTAAVLEQKLPTKRIGLLDLLTGEVERWIPVDRGVAGVRFSPDGSKLVATTYSENPDLRVKADYDSDGDGKKNDWTTQFGESYRTGFYVLDVDSGKGSWSKVTVHDDEDMPGGSLNARQDFAFSSDAKLVYSGLTMEPHVQYYDFEGKEAATPANEKYLHWSVGARLSPDGKLAAGDFAGGIKTTASEINDPYTGKRLHKIPGQQLLAWVDNKRLIAFDIAPGTNEFHNRLVLVTIGSDKTVPLSGFRKGNDGAAGRWTPVFAER
- the dapA gene encoding 4-hydroxy-tetrahydrodipicolinate synthase, which translates into the protein MTSRRTPPFGRALCAMITPFTDEGLLDLDGAQRLADRLVSEGCDGLVLSGTTGESPTTTDAEKSALVRAVADAVGDRAAIVAGIGTADTRHTTELALEAEKAGADGLLVVTPYYSRPPQDAVEAHFRAIADASGLPLALYDIPGRTGTRIEPETMLRLAGHPRIVAVKDCAYDLLGTQKVLAATELAYYTGCDEYVLAMYAIGGAGYISTVANVIPRHFRSILDAFEGGDPDEAIRRQQLTIPLTELMMGSGLPGTVTAKALLGALGLPAGPVRAPLRPAGRETVDGLRTAYERLVAAPAGV
- a CDS encoding phage holin family protein, which codes for MTGTMDRRPGEQHSVGELVGQATEQLSELVRQEVRLAKEELAQKGRRVGRGGGLLGAAGAVAYVGLMALAATGAAALSLVLPVWAAALIVTAVLFVVAGVLARTGRAQLGRAAPPMPEEALDSVRADVDEIKERAHR
- a CDS encoding DUF3618 domain-containing protein, whose protein sequence is MNDPAEPGKAADKAAGGAKGPDELRQQIQETRGQLGDTVEELAAKADVKARARARGSELKGKASEAGHTVQDKATQAGHVVQDKATEAGHVVQDKAVQAGHVVQDKAVQAGHVVQSRATRAGHAVQDNVPRPVRTAVTNAVQAGKRHPGPVLIAGAGAVVAVGLLRRRHNGHH
- a CDS encoding antibiotic biosynthesis monooxygenase; this encodes MTRRTDAHPAMTRPEVGAPFFSTWRVGTPERQKETVEAIAATWERRAWPAEGLLGYHVYTGEDGTTLLHHSQWRSEQDYEAFVKVHRQERVDEVDVAVPGIERVGLGRYRRYRSGAQEAETRVPGCVVIVEIEFEGPDPDRQRAWVDAVFEALESEPNLSPGGISAHFHLSTDGTKVLNYAEWETAQAHIDALAAPGGGVGSRTPQWERVQTYPGLKQSTVRRYTHALGLVPE